A single Silvibacterium dinghuense DNA region contains:
- a CDS encoding alkaline phosphatase family protein, with protein sequence MSVDRRSFLRSAASLSAAVLASTATDTKAQTDMQAATALLPSPSSSGIEHIVVVMMENRSFDHLLGWMPNANGRQAGLTYLDNNGNPQATHRLNYYVGCEHPDPDHSYAGGRSEYDNGKMDGWLRTSTNDSFCIGYYEEADLPLFGTLARNYTTLNNYFASILSSTFPNRVFQHAAQTDRLSNTLDLSSLPTIWDRLQEAGVSCRYYYSNVPFLALWGLKYAGISSLYAQFLSDATLGNLPAVSFVDPWFTILDDGLGNDDHPHADLRKGEIFLREIVTTLAASPQWKNTVLVINRDEWGGFFDHVVPPRVIAPNTVDTDLVDGKALLGCRVPTLVVSPFTKGNPAKPRINSLLYDHTSVLKMIEWRWGLSPLTSRDASDEVANLALTLNFSSQDTSLPTLPIIAEPPLQPCTLDDIFESLDSTSSTSSAASTTIGSTVSDAAAQVSSPRTVVNTQKAMAVAQSKHNNGEDNETYDFYLLLKSENMQGWTLPANLKEK encoded by the coding sequence ATGAGCGTAGACCGCAGATCCTTTCTGCGCAGCGCGGCAAGCCTGTCCGCTGCTGTCCTCGCCAGCACGGCAACCGATACAAAAGCGCAGACCGACATGCAGGCCGCAACGGCGCTGCTGCCATCACCCTCAAGCTCAGGGATCGAGCACATCGTTGTTGTCATGATGGAAAACCGCAGCTTCGATCATTTGCTGGGCTGGATGCCGAACGCAAATGGACGTCAGGCCGGGCTCACCTATCTGGACAACAATGGAAATCCGCAGGCGACGCACCGGCTCAATTACTACGTGGGCTGTGAGCATCCCGACCCGGATCACTCCTATGCCGGCGGCCGCTCGGAGTACGACAACGGCAAGATGGACGGCTGGCTGCGCACGAGCACCAACGACAGCTTCTGCATCGGCTACTACGAAGAGGCCGACCTTCCGCTTTTCGGCACTCTGGCGCGGAATTACACGACGCTGAACAACTACTTCGCGTCCATCCTCTCCTCTACGTTCCCGAACCGCGTCTTTCAGCATGCGGCGCAGACCGATCGCCTGAGCAATACGCTTGATCTCTCTTCGCTGCCGACAATATGGGACCGGCTGCAGGAAGCAGGTGTGAGCTGCCGCTACTACTACTCGAATGTCCCCTTCCTGGCCTTGTGGGGACTGAAGTATGCGGGCATCTCGAGCCTGTATGCGCAGTTTCTTTCGGATGCAACATTGGGCAATCTGCCGGCCGTCTCTTTCGTCGATCCGTGGTTCACCATCCTCGATGATGGCCTCGGCAACGATGACCATCCGCATGCCGACCTGCGCAAGGGTGAGATCTTTCTGCGCGAGATTGTGACGACGCTGGCGGCAAGTCCGCAGTGGAAGAATACGGTGCTGGTGATCAATCGCGACGAGTGGGGCGGGTTCTTCGATCATGTCGTGCCGCCGCGTGTGATTGCACCGAACACCGTGGATACAGATCTTGTGGACGGCAAGGCGCTGCTGGGCTGCCGCGTTCCCACGCTGGTGGTGTCGCCGTTTACGAAGGGCAATCCCGCCAAGCCGAGAATCAACTCTCTGCTCTACGACCACACTTCCGTGCTGAAGATGATCGAGTGGCGCTGGGGGCTGAGCCCGTTGACCTCACGCGATGCCTCGGATGAAGTGGCAAATCTCGCGCTGACGCTAAACTTCTCGTCGCAGGATACGAGCCTGCCCACGCTGCCCATCATCGCCGAACCACCGCTCCAGCCATGCACTCTGGACGATATCTTCGAGTCGCTCGACTCGACATCCAGCACGAGCAGCGCGGCGTCCACGACTATCGGCAGCACGGTCAGCGATGCGGCGGCACAGGTCAGTTCACCGCGCACCGTGGTGAATACACAAAAAGCCATGGCCGTTGCACAGAGCAAGCACAACAACGGTGAGGACAACGAGACGTACGACTTTTACCTGCTGCTGAAATCGGAGAACATGCAGGGCTGGACGCTGCCGGCAAACCTGAAAGAGAAATAA